The DNA sequence CTAGCAACACCATCAGCCCATTCTTCAATCCCGGACCCAGAAATCTCGACTGTTTTTCCACACGAACGGCATACCATATGGTGGTGATGGAAAGTTTCTGCACAGAACCGGAAAAGCTGTGTTTCAGAATTCTCTAACCGTAAAACATCGACATCCCCGCTTGCCGCGAGAGCTTGGAGATTTCGATACACCGTGGCAAGGCCAATTGCTTCGCCCGATTTTTCCAGGATGTCGTGAACTTCTTGCGCAGAAAGAAAATTATTTTCAGTACGCAAGAGTTCCCAAATAGCTTGACGTTGTTTCGTCATGCGTTGCATTATGACCCCTTTAAGCGATTAGATACACGTCACTTGTGGTGCATCAATGGATACCTCGATGGCTCTTGTGTGCCTAATAACTTAAGTATAGCCGGTCGGAAGATAGCGACAAGAAGATACAGGCTGACAGCGTACAAAACGATAGTTGCCCCGGGAGACCATGGATAGTAGTAGGTGGTTATGAGTCCACTAATAGCAACCACTACGCCGATCGCCATTGCAAGGTGCATGGTATGTCTAAACGAATGGGTAAGAATTTGCGATATTGCAACTGGAATAATCATTAATGCAGATACCAGCAATGCGCCCACAACGCGCATCGCCACAGATACAGTGAGTGCAGCTGTTACGGCGATAAGCGCGGATAAGAAAACTGTTGGAAGTCCGCTAGCACGAGCGTGTTCTTCGTCGTGACACAGGACGAAGAGAGCAGGACGCAAGCCTAATCCAACGCCCATAATGACTAGGCACAAAACAACTGTCAGTAAAACATCAAGCTCGGTCACTGTTGAGATTGAACCAAAAAGGTATGACGTAAGGTTTGATGTGGTTCCACCGGCAATCCCGATGAGAATAACTCCGCCAGCTATTCCACCATAAAAAACGAGGGCTAAGGCAACATCAGCTGATGAGTGCCCATGATTCCTCATCCATTCGATTAAAAGGGTGCCAAGGATAGATGCGATAATTGCACCTGGAACTGCCCACGCGTCCCGATTTGTTGCCTCTGCGGCATTGGCTGCTAGCCAGCCTAACGCAACGCCGGTGAGGGCAATATGCCCGATGCCGTCACCTAATAATGTTAGCCGGCGTTGGACGAGATAGGTGCCAACAATAGGGGCTGAGAGACCAACGAGCACGGCAACAATAAGTGCACGAACCATCAAAGGTGAAGATAAGAAATCAAGCATGGGTGTCCTCGCATTCACATGCAAGCGGATCAGGATGAACGTTGTGTAAAGGAGCAACGGTAGGAGCTAGTCGGCCTTGAGATACGATATGAGTTGAGTCAATTATAGTATCGAGGTTATAAATATCGTGCAGAACCATGACAATCGTTTTTCCGCGAGAACGCAGAGTTATCAAGGTGTCAATAATGTGTTTTCGAGATTCTGAATCGATTCCTGCAAAAGGCTCATCAAGAACAAGTAGATCAGGATCGCGCACAAGTGCTCGTGCAATAAGAATACGTTGCTGTTGCCCGCCAGAAAATGTTTGGACTGACTCATGTGCCCGATGCGCCAATCCCACAGTAGTCAGTGCTTCTAATGCACGATCCTGAGCCCCAGCTGGATACCGAAAGTGCCAACCATAAATCAGGCCAGACATGACTGTTTCTAATGCGGTTGCAGGAACGCTAGCAGCTTGGGTGACTCGCTGAGGAGCGTAACCGATTCGGCTCCATGGAGCTTTACTGCCCAGGGGATCACCAAATATTTCTATTGTTCCGCGACTATGGGGGATCGCACCAACGAGGGCACGAATAAATGTTGATTTTCCCGAACCGTTAGCGCCCAAAATCGCAACTGTTGATCCGGTCTTGATCTCCAGATCAATACCATGCAGGATAGGTTTTCCATCTAATGCCACATGTAGATCATGGACGCTAACGGCAGGAGTGATCATTGTATTACTTCGTACATCTCATTGAATTGGACAGAGCGGTTAAGTTCTTTTCCATCATACCGATATAGTCAGTTGAACCATTGGCGGTGGCTGCTACATCGAGGATGGCAAATTGTGCGCCGGTCTCTTTAGCCACTGTTTGTGCAACCTTCGTTTCTCCGGTGGTGGGAGTGAAGATTGTATTGATTTTTTCTTCATCAACCAGCGTTTTCACTTCAGCAATACGTGCTGGGGATGGCTCGAATTCGGGGTCGATGCCAGCTACGCCGATTTGCTTCAGCCCGTATTCGTGCGCAAGGTATCCGAATGCGGCGTGGGTGACGACGAAAGACTTTGTTTCACACGTACCACTGAATGTTTGAGAGAATTTCTCGTCTAGGTCGGTTAGTCGAGTGACGATGGATTTGGCGTTTGCTTGGTAGTCGTCCGCATGCGCCGGGTCTTTTTCTTCAAGCGTCTTAGCGATGGCTTGTGCAGCGTCTGCCATGCGCTCAGGGTCAGTCCAGAAATGCGGATCATAGATTCCATGATCATGTTCGTGCTCGTCGTCGTCTGCGTGCTCGTCGTCGTCTGCGTGCTCGTCGTGGTCTGCGTGCTCGTCGTCGTCTGCGTGCTCGTCGTGGTCTGCGTGCTCGTCGTCTGCGTGCTCGTCGTCGTCTGCGTGCTCGTCATGGGCATGCTCCCCGCCGGTCTCTTCGTTCTTCAACAAATTAACAAACTCGCCAATGTTGATTGCATCAATTTTCGCAGATGCCACAGCGTCGTCAATTGCTGGTGAGAGTTTAGCTAAATAGAAAACAACGTCAGACTTTTGCATATCCGCAATTTCTTTCGGAGATAACTCAACGCCATGAGCATCTGCACCCGGAGGAGTTAAATCAGTAATCTCAACATGGTCTTGACCAATTTCATTAACGAGAAACGTCAACGGGTAGAAGCTGGTTGTTACCGAGACTTTTGCGTTTGCGGTGGAAGCTTTGGAAGATGAGGGAGTGGCGTCAGAACATCCGATGAGGGCAAAAGCTGAAGCACTTGTGATAGCAAGTATTTTACTGAGCATAGATACTCGATTGTTTTTCATGATCATAAATATATTCAATCCTAGTTGAGAACAATTGTCACCAAAGGGTTGCCTGATAACTGTAAATGTGGCCCCTTTAACTTTGCTAGTCGCAAAATGATCGTTATGCGTGAAGATAAAGAAACGTAATCCACGTAGAATAGAGAAACGAACTTATAACTGCATCATCCAGATGCAGACATCTGAAAGGAGTAGCCGCATGGCCAAGAAGGCCCCATCGCGACTAGATAATGTTATTTCTCTCGCTAAACGACGTGGATTCGTTTTTCCTGCCGGTGAGATATACGGCGGAACTCGTTCCGCTTGGGATTACGGTCCGCTAGGCGTAGAGCTAAAGGAAAACATTAAGCGCCAATGGTGGAAAACAAATGTGACCGGTCGGGAAGACATGGTGGGTTTGGATTCCTCTATTATTTTGCCGCGTGAAGTATGGGTGGCTTCCGGTCACGTTGCCACCTTCTCTGATCCGCTCATTGAATGCCAGCAGTGCCATAAGCGACTACGCGAAGACGATCTTATCGAGCAATACGCCGAGAAGAAGGGGATCGCTGAAGCAGACGTTTCCATGTCTGAGATTGCCTGCCCAAATTGTGGTACGCGCGGTCAATGGACTGAATCTAAGCCATTCTCTGGTCTACTCAAGACATTCCTCGGCCCAGTTGATAACGAAGAGGGCTTGCACTACCTGCGCCCAGAAACCGCACAAGGCATTTTTGTTAATTTCCTTAACGTATTGACCGCTTCACGTAAGAAGCCACCATTTGGTATCGCTCAAGTTGGTAAGTCTTTCCGTAACGAAATTACGCCAGGAAACTTCATTTTCCGCACTCGTGAATTTGAGCAGATGGAAATTGAGTACTTCGTCAAGCCTGGGGAAGACGAAGAGTGGCATCAATCATGGATCGATGCTCGCCTTGACTGGTACGAAGATCTCGGCATTTCACGGGATAATTTGCGTCTCTATGAGCATCCGCAAGAAAAGCTTTCGCATTATTCCAAGCGTACTGTTGACATTGAATACCGCTTTGGTTTCCAAGGTTCAGATTGGGGCGAGCTAGAAGGCATTGCCAACCGCACTGACTTTGATCTTTCCTCCCACTCCGAAGCTTCTGGAAAGAAACTGGAATATTTTGATCAAGCAACAGGCGAACGTTACACGCCATACGTTGTCGAGCCTTCGGCCGGGCTGACCCGCTCGTTGATGGCTTTCTTGACTGAAGCATACACCGAAGACGAAGCTCCAAACACCAAGGGTGGCGTTGATAAGCGAGTTGTTCTCAAGCTTGATCCGCGCCTTGCTCCAGTTAAGGTGGCAGTTCTGCCTTTGTCACGTTCAGCTGATCTTTCCCCAGTAGCCCGCGAATTGGCTGCCAGCCTTCGAAAGCACTGGAATGTTGAATTTGACGATGCAGGAGCAGTGGGTCGCCGTTACCGCCGACAAGACGAAATTGGTACGCCTTACTGCATCACTGTTGACTTCGATTCTTTAGAAGATCATGCAGTCACAATCCGTGATCGGGATACCATGGAACAAATCCGTATCCCAATCGCAGACGTTGAGTCTCACCTCGCAGGTAAACTCATTGGCTGCTAATGACTCTGTGGCTGGTGGAGCGCAACGTTCCACCAGCCATTCTCATGTGCACACTCACTCTGCGAACTTGAATCTTTCTTCAGCAGATCGACGTCGAGTGAGCGTTCTGCTTGCGAGTATTGTTATACCGCTCGCGTTGCTGACTGTTCTTGGCTTGTTTTTGTTGTGGCCTACGGGGCAGACTCCAGTTGGTTCCCGTCCCGAATTTGACGCTGGTGTGGAACAAGTTATTGGTGAAATCGCCTCTATTGGGAAAACGGATCAAAGTCGTCAAACGCCGGTGACTATGATTGTTGATGGGGTGGAAGTGGGTGTCCATGTTCCTTATGAGTACATTAAAAATGGGCTTGACATCGGTGACCGTGTTAAAGCATTGTTCTCACCTGGACTTGTTAGTACTGATACGCCATATATTTTTATCGATTTTGTTCGTACAACGCCGGTATGGCTGCTGATAGCAGGCTATGTCTTCGTCGTAGGAGTGGTAGCACGCGGTAAAGGTTTAGCTGCACTTTTGGGCTTAGGAGTCTCATTAGCCGTTGTTGGATTTTTCATGCTGCCCGCTCTTATGATTGGAAAGTCGCCACTCCTTGTTGTTTTAGTGGGTGCAGCGGCTATGATGTTCACATCTATCTATCTGGCGCATGGAGTTTCAATTCGTACGACGACGGCAGTTTTGGGAACGCTCGGTGGTCTGATTATCACTGGTATTATTGCTTGGATTGTTATCGATTACGCAAATCTTACTGGTACGTCAGGCGAAGAATCCATTGCGTTATATGGCCAGCTTGATTATCTGCAGATGAATCAGATTTTATTGTGCGGAATGATTTTGGCCGGTCTTGGTGCACTTAATGATGTGACGATTACTCAAGTGTCCACAGTATGGGAATTGCATGCGGCGAATCCGAGTGCTGGACGTACTAAAATATTTGGCCAAGCTATGATTATTGGGCGTGATCATATCGCGTCAACCGTATATACATTAGCTTTCGCTTATGTTGGTTCGGCGCTTCCATTGTTGATGAGTGCCGCTCTTATCGATAGAGGTTTTGTGGACTTTTTGATGATTGGTCAGGTTGCTGAAGAAATCGTGCGAACCTTGGTTGCCTCTATCGGTTTAGTGCTGGCTATTCCAATGACGACGGCGATTGCCGCAATGTTTGCACCAGTGGCACCCGCGAAAAACCGGGAAGTGGCGACGATATGACAGTTCGTATTGGTGATATTTCGTTAGCGTCGCCAGTTATTTTGGCTCCCATGGCTGGGGTAACTAACCCGCCTTTTAGACAGCTATGCAGAGAATTTGGTGAAGCAGGTGCCCGAGCTGCGGGGTTAGATATTGCAGATAACGGTCATACGAATGGGACGGAAAGCTATGCCGGACTGTATGTATGTGAGATGATCACATCGCGTGCGCTTATTGAGCAGAACCGAGAAACTCTGACAATGATCCAACCTGATCCGGCTGATCCGGTTCGTTCGATTCAACTTTATGGCGTTGAACCAACAAGCATTGCAGCTGCTGTAGAGATTCTGGTTCGTGATCGTTGGGCTGATCATATCGATTTGAATTTTGGCTGTCCGGTACCGAAAGTAACTCGTAAAGGTGGGGGATCGGCACTTCCTTGGAAACATAATCTTTTTTCTCGTATTGTTACTGGCGCTGTTGAGGCTGCACATCGTGCATCGCGTGACAGTGGGCGGGATTTTACGGTGCCGGTGACGGCAAAATTCCGTATTGGTATTGATGATGATCATCAAACATTTCGTGAAGTGGCGCAGATGAGTGAGGACGCTGGAATATCTGGATTAACTCTTCATGCACGGACAACTGAGCAACATTATTCTGGAAAAGCTCGTTGGGAGTTTATTAGTGAGCTAAAAGAGTTAACGACATTGCCGGTGTTTGGTAATGGGGATGTTTTTGGTGTTGACG is a window from the Arcanobacterium buesumense genome containing:
- a CDS encoding Fur family transcriptional regulator, with amino-acid sequence MQRMTKQRQAIWELLRTENNFLSAQEVHDILEKSGEAIGLATVYRNLQALAASGDVDVLRLENSETQLFRFCAETFHHHHMVCRSCGKTVEISGSGIEEWADGVASQHGFTRVSHSFEIFGLCAECSTKDTK
- a CDS encoding metal ABC transporter permease, which codes for MLDFLSSPLMVRALIVAVLVGLSAPIVGTYLVQRRLTLLGDGIGHIALTGVALGWLAANAAEATNRDAWAVPGAIIASILGTLLIEWMRNHGHSSADVALALVFYGGIAGGVILIGIAGGTTSNLTSYLFGSISTVTELDVLLTVVLCLVIMGVGLGLRPALFVLCHDEEHARASGLPTVFLSALIAVTAALTVSVAMRVVGALLVSALMIIPVAISQILTHSFRHTMHLAMAIGVVVAISGLITTYYYPWSPGATIVLYAVSLYLLVAIFRPAILKLLGTQEPSRYPLMHHK
- a CDS encoding metal ABC transporter ATP-binding protein encodes the protein MITPAVSVHDLHVALDGKPILHGIDLEIKTGSTVAILGANGSGKSTFIRALVGAIPHSRGTIEIFGDPLGSKAPWSRIGYAPQRVTQAASVPATALETVMSGLIYGWHFRYPAGAQDRALEALTTVGLAHRAHESVQTFSGGQQQRILIARALVRDPDLLVLDEPFAGIDSESRKHIIDTLITLRSRGKTIVMVLHDIYNLDTIIDSTHIVSQGRLAPTVAPLHNVHPDPLACECEDTHA
- a CDS encoding metal ABC transporter substrate-binding protein translates to MIMKNNRVSMLSKILAITSASAFALIGCSDATPSSSKASTANAKVSVTTSFYPLTFLVNEIGQDHVEITDLTPPGADAHGVELSPKEIADMQKSDVVFYLAKLSPAIDDAVASAKIDAINIGEFVNLLKNEETGGEHAHDEHADDDEHADDEHADHDEHADDDEHADHDEHADDDEHADDDEHEHDHGIYDPHFWTDPERMADAAQAIAKTLEEKDPAHADDYQANAKSIVTRLTDLDEKFSQTFSGTCETKSFVVTHAAFGYLAHEYGLKQIGVAGIDPEFEPSPARIAEVKTLVDEEKINTIFTPTTGETKVAQTVAKETGAQFAILDVAATANGSTDYIGMMEKNLTALSNSMRCTK
- a CDS encoding glycine--tRNA ligase, whose product is MAKKAPSRLDNVISLAKRRGFVFPAGEIYGGTRSAWDYGPLGVELKENIKRQWWKTNVTGREDMVGLDSSIILPREVWVASGHVATFSDPLIECQQCHKRLREDDLIEQYAEKKGIAEADVSMSEIACPNCGTRGQWTESKPFSGLLKTFLGPVDNEEGLHYLRPETAQGIFVNFLNVLTASRKKPPFGIAQVGKSFRNEITPGNFIFRTREFEQMEIEYFVKPGEDEEWHQSWIDARLDWYEDLGISRDNLRLYEHPQEKLSHYSKRTVDIEYRFGFQGSDWGELEGIANRTDFDLSSHSEASGKKLEYFDQATGERYTPYVVEPSAGLTRSLMAFLTEAYTEDEAPNTKGGVDKRVVLKLDPRLAPVKVAVLPLSRSADLSPVARELAASLRKHWNVEFDDAGAVGRRYRRQDEIGTPYCITVDFDSLEDHAVTIRDRDTMEQIRIPIADVESHLAGKLIGC
- a CDS encoding YibE/F family protein; this encodes MAANDSVAGGAQRSTSHSHVHTHSANLNLSSADRRRVSVLLASIVIPLALLTVLGLFLLWPTGQTPVGSRPEFDAGVEQVIGEIASIGKTDQSRQTPVTMIVDGVEVGVHVPYEYIKNGLDIGDRVKALFSPGLVSTDTPYIFIDFVRTTPVWLLIAGYVFVVGVVARGKGLAALLGLGVSLAVVGFFMLPALMIGKSPLLVVLVGAAAMMFTSIYLAHGVSIRTTTAVLGTLGGLIITGIIAWIVIDYANLTGTSGEESIALYGQLDYLQMNQILLCGMILAGLGALNDVTITQVSTVWELHAANPSAGRTKIFGQAMIIGRDHIASTVYTLAFAYVGSALPLLMSAALIDRGFVDFLMIGQVAEEIVRTLVASIGLVLAIPMTTAIAAMFAPVAPAKNREVATI
- the dusB gene encoding tRNA dihydrouridine synthase DusB — its product is MTVRIGDISLASPVILAPMAGVTNPPFRQLCREFGEAGARAAGLDIADNGHTNGTESYAGLYVCEMITSRALIEQNRETLTMIQPDPADPVRSIQLYGVEPTSIAAAVEILVRDRWADHIDLNFGCPVPKVTRKGGGSALPWKHNLFSRIVTGAVEAAHRASRDSGRDFTVPVTAKFRIGIDDDHQTFREVAQMSEDAGISGLTLHARTTEQHYSGKARWEFISELKELTTLPVFGNGDVFGVDDAVSMIEMTGADGVSVGRGCQGRPWLFYDLVAASYGSSARYRPSLREVANIIVRHGELSVLHFNDEHRAMRELRKHVGWYLRGFAVGGQMRHQLGLIESVEQLRELLDTLDLDQAYPQAAEGPRGRAGSAKRPHLPEFWLDSHALSAEQEAKIHEAEVNVSGG